The window tgatccaTCCATGTAtccctttcattattttttaattgggctatgtagtggtttgttaagctgctggaaagaaatacaccagaaatagaatggcttttaaaaaggcaacttaacaagttacaagtttacagttctaaggtcatccatacatatgtcctaactaaggcatccagagaaagacaccttggctcaagagAGGGTGATCTCTGTgctcgctttggcagcacatatactaaaattggaacaatacagagaagattagcatggcccctgagcaaagatgacatgcaaattcatgaagcattccatattaaaaaaaaaagagagagagagagagggtgatctgggaaggcacatggctggcatctgctggtccttatccTCTATACAGTTGCCTTCAACTTCTGATGGCAggagtttcctctctaagcatatGTGCACATTCACTTAACTgttctgggacaaaactctgggttccatctcttagcttagtatctgCTGaagccagagatttcttctcttcaggttctggctacttctgtgagtccttgcttagcacccaggctatttctgtcttgatctccaaacatctacattggCTCTGTGTCAGCtatgagctctctccaaaatgtttcctcttttaaaggactccagtaaactaattaacaCCCACCTgaatgagtagagtcacatcttcatctaatcaaatggtcacatccacaattgggagCCTCACTTcactatggagataatctaatcagaagcttctaccctacagtgttgaatcaggattaaaagaaatggctgcccccacaagattggatcaggattaaaacatggcttttctggggtacatactagATTCAAAACAGCATAGGCTGTTTGAAAACTTCATTCATATTGTGAATACAAGTCCTTTCTCAGATTTGTGATTTGCAAATGGAACTCATGCTCTTTTTCTTCCACCTGCTATAGATTTATTTTGCCAGTTGTGCTTTTGGGACGGAAGACATCAGGACCTCAGGAGGCTACTTCCAGATGGCTAATATTTTCCACCGCCTTAACAAGTGGGATCTGGCAGACACACTGTTCATGAAGGTATGCTAGAGCTGAACCTTGACCTGTAGGCCTCATATTTTACAACTGATGTCTGACCATTCATGAGGAAATTGAGCCAGAGAGATGAACTGACTTTTCCAAGATCACAAAGCTGATACATGTCacactccttttctctttcttcctgtttctccacTACCAAAATAGATTAGTCTTGAGCATCCATAGACCAATTACTAAATAATGAATGATTGGTCAATGAGAACCAAACCCCTCCAAATAGAATACTGTACACCCATCATATCCATAGGAGGAAGCTAATATAGGCATATTGGGATGTATGATGGGGTAGGAATAGTTTTCAAGAGAAATTAATTGCAGATAGATCCTGTCAAGGGACCAGAGAACATgaaggatgttctagtttgctagctgccagaatgcaatataccagaaacagaatggctttttaaataggggaatttaatcagatgctaatttacagttctaaggccgagaaaatgtcccagttaaagcaagtttatagaaatgtccaatctaaggcatccagggaaagataccttggttcaagaaggccgatgaagttcagggtctctctctcatccgagaaggcacgtggtgaacacagtcatgtttctctctcagctggaagggcacatggcaagcaaagcatcatctgctagcttcttctcctggctccctgtttcatgacgctccctgggagacgttttccttcttcatcccccaAAGTCGCtggatggtggactctgcttcttgtggcttctcattctgctctgctctctctgagtctctcattctccaaaatatttcctcttttataggactccaataaaccaatcaagacccacccaaatggggggagacatgacatctcctaatccagtttaacaaccactcttgagtaaatcacatcatccggggagatgatctgattacagtttcaaacatatagtattgaatagagattattctacctttacgaaatgatattttgattaaaacatgacttttctagggggcctacttcctttcaaaccagcacattttcaTCTTTACATGTAAAAGAGTTTAATTTGTTTCCTCTGTGTTGAAATATCAGTTATGCTCACACAGTAACACCTAACTTATTAAGAAGTCACTTAGCAAGCAATCATTTCTCTTTAACTTGTTGATACAAAGTTATCACACTGTGACTGTTGATTTGATACCCACTTCTCAGATAGAGGCATTGTGGTATAGTTGAAAAACAATGGGCTTTGGATTTAACTTGAGTTTAAATCCTGTGTCACTTTCTAACTCTTACCAGAAGTTAAGTATGATCTTAGTTTCTCTGAACTTCAGCTTgtctataaaatagaaatgataaaactGTTAACCTCCATTGGGATATTGTGGTGATTTAAAAGTTTAGTGCTGTATGTCTTTACAAAGCCATTGTTATTAAACCCCACTAGGGATGCCTCCAGATCAGCTTGGCACATGCTCTTTGCAGCCATCTCTTGTCACGCTCACCTTGGCCAGATTTGTTCTGAGCTCCTAGGGCTCCCTCTGTCTCCATgcacaatgagagggagggagtcTCCAGATTGTCAGGAAGCCCGGTTAGGAGCACTGCTCATCCCAACTGGCTGGTGTATGCCAAGAGCTAACCCACTTGTCTGATTGCCATCTCCTTTTCCAACAGGTCACTGAGATCTGGCATCAGTATTTGAATGAACACCATCAAGTCCTCTCACAGGCTCGCATCCAACAAATAGACTTACTGGGAAAACAATTTGAGAATGACACTGGCTTGGGTAAGTGGCAGCTCTCCCTAGGAAGCAGAGCAATGACTTCATCCCACCTAATACACATGCCTTGCCCCTAAGAAGGAAGGTAGCTGTCCCTGTCATGGAGCACATCAGTGCCATCTTCCCCATTTCACTGTTGGGGAAAACAGAGACATGTGAATCAAAAAGATTTTACCACTGCTGGGCAGAATTCAGAACCTTGGCATGACACACAACCTCTGAAAGGCCAATAAAGGGCAgctttggagaagaaaaagaccATGGGAAATTCTCCTGTGATTTCTGCAGAGCATCCATTTCTTACATGTTATCTCCTCCAGGGCACATAAGCCAAGATAGATTTTATGCAGAAGTAGCATTGCTCATCTGTTAAGGTGCTTACCCTCTTACTGGACGTTGAACTTCCCAATGGCAGATGCCGAGTCTGACTCCTCTCTCTACTCCCAGGCTCAGCAAAGTGTTGTGTTGATAGAATTGTACAGCAGCATGCCCTCTGAGAtaataaaaagagacagattatCTAATTTCTGCCCAGACAAAGTATAGTTGATGAGACAGAACCTATGTGCAATAACAAAGCAAAATTTCTATGAGTACAAATTATATTACTAGTTGAGGGCCTGATAAAGAATGAGGATGTAGGGTGGCATTGAAGAAGGAAGACTTCTTGGAGAAGAGATTTTGAGTAAggctaaaaaaaataatgactttttCTCTCATTATAAAAGTAGTTCATGTTGAAACAGACAACTTGAACATCAAGGAaagcacaacagaaaaaaaaatcaccacagCTATTTGAAGAGAGCCAACCCTAGCATTGTGGTgtttgccttttctgtctttttttaaaagcttagtACTTAGATACATGCTTTTAAAGTACCTGTCCCATTAtaactgctcaataaatgatagctaaAGAAGTGTCAAAAACTGCTGGGGGAAATAATAAACAGACTCACAGATGGAAGCAGAAAAGCTATTGCCTGATTATCTTTGGACTTGGGGCAGAAGAGTTAAGTTGCTGCAGCTGCAAATAGCATCAGCTCTCTCCTCTCAGCTATAGAGTGACAGGTGAATAGGACCAAGGAATCCTGCTGCGGCAAATTCCGTGTTATTAGGGGGAGTCTACAAGACTTGGAGTTCAGGACTCTGAGGGACAGAAACCTTAGCAACTTTGAGACCTGTGGAAGTGAGCATTTTTTAGGTTACTCTGATTATGACATGCTGGGCAGAGCTGGAGAGCTATCCCCAAACTGCCCAGCTTCCTGCTGTGCAGGTGGAGAACTGGCTGTGGCTTATGCTGTCTCCACTACTGCCCTTATGAGGAGGCTTCTGCAGAGGGTCAGGCAGCTTGAGTGCTTATCAAAAGGGCAGGCACAGCTGCCCAGGGcttgtttcttctttcctccccttCCAATGCAGACGAAGCCCAGGAAGCAGAAGCCATACGGATCCTGACTTCAATCTTGGAAATTCGAGAATCCACATCTAATAAAGCCCCAGAAAAGACTGTGTTTGTTTTGAAAACCCTGGCCATGCTTTATTACCTGATGATGAATTCTTCAAAGGTACATTTCTCTAGAACAACAGCATATCTGAAATGGAAGTAGAAAGTCCTCCAGTTGAATTCAGCTGTTTTGCCCAGTTCCATCAGCTTTTGCCCTCAGAGCAAATCCTTACTCCAAAAAAGTTCAGACGCTCACGACAGTTCTCATTTATTGAGTATAGCCTGCATAATGCAAATTGGATTGTCTCTTCCCCCAGTGGGTCTTCCCAGGATTGCATAGGTAAACTGAGGTTGGTATTGGGAAGCCTGCAGGGCAGAAGAGCTCTGGGTAGTACTCGGAGGAATGGAGTGGTAGCTCTACACTCAGTTAGTGAGCTGCCTATTGCCGGAGGGGTTCAGCCAGAAGTGGATTGCCACGAAAAGATTAAAAAGGTAACTTTTTGAGTGTTCATTACATGCCAGTCACTATTCTAAGCACTTAAAgtgaattatattatttaattctcataccAACCTTTTGTGGGGACACTTTATTATCCttactttacagataaggaaactaagtatagaaagGTCAATTATATGTCCAATGTCTCACAGACAGTAAATGGCAAATTTCAGAGTTATTTATTGATTGACTGGTTCATTCATTTATCCTTAAAATAGTTATTGATCATCTACCATTTGTAAGGCACTGTTCTAGAACTGGAGGTATAGGGCTAAACCATAAAGCAAGTTCCTAtgttcatggagcttacattttttCTGTAGGAGAAGTCACAATAAATaagtacatatataaatatgtaatataatttCAGAGAGTGAGAAGtgctaaatataaagaaaaataaagcaggtaaaGGGAGAGAGCATGAGGGCTTGTTGGAGGAGGCCTTTCTTTGTGACATAAGAaaatttctctccctccctctgttgcttccttcctttctgtcttcTGTGCTTCCTTCAGCATACTTTTACTGAGTACTGCTGAATGCCAGGGTCTGCTCTGGAGAAATTCACAGTCAGTGGACTTGTTGGTGGAGTCTGGGATACTGAAGCATCACAGAAGAGGGACACTAACCCTATCTGGGGTAGGGGTGGGTGTGGCCAgggaagagaaaaacatttcCATTGGCTATTCAGGTTTACATTGGATTTCTATAGTGGCAAGCCCAAGAAAATTAGTAACCCAAGGCACGTTAAGGAGGCCAGATTTATAAAAGCTCTTTAGACAAAAGGATCATATATATAACCCAAAATTGATACCTCAACTTCTTCAGGTCTTTACTCAGCTTTTTTTTAGTTAAGCCTTCCCTAGCCCCCTTGCCTAAAATGGAAAAACTCCATTACACTACCATTCATGTTTCCTATCCCCCTTTCTTACTTACTTTTTTCCCTTAGTGCTTACCACTATATAAGATATTatcatgttttaattatttatcttgtttattgTCTCACTTTCCTACTAGAGTCTAAGTTCCATGAGGACAGAAATTTCTGCTATAGTCATAGTATCTGGAACAAGGAAGCcattctataaataaatatttattagaaagaaggaagaaggaagggagggaaagagggaggaaaagaggaaggaaaggaagcagaaagaacCAGTATCCAGGGGTTCTGTGGGTCCCCTGTCCAAGTTAAAACCCTGGACCGTATGACCTCCAGGATGGTAATTTCCTTGTAGAACAAATCCCCTCTGTGCTGCCCATTGTTGGTCCAACGGACCCTAATTAAAATGCTACAAAGATCTCACTTTGCTAGGAAGATAAACTTAGTTTACTTAGCTTGTCAATCCAGGTGGTTTTTTCTGGTGTCCTACCCCACATAGCACACATTTCGCCAGCCATAAAAGCCCAGTGTGTATTCACGAATTTAACAGCAAGAAACAAAGTTCAAAGCATGAGCTCAGTGGCTGATGTGAGGCGCCCGTGGGTCCTCTCCCAGGTTTCTAGAGTTGAGCACAGATGCAGATTCTCAATGTTGTGCTTTTCTGTGATAGCTTCCTTTTGTCATTGCAATTCTGTTTCAGGCCCAGGAATGTGCCATGAGAGCCTTCAGCCTAGCCAAAGAACAACTCAGTGTCGATGAAGAAACAGCTATTCAAGAGTTATTAAATCTCATCTCAGCTGAAGAATTTTATCCCATTACTCCCATAAGCTCCACATCAAGGGTTTACTGAAGGCCTATTGAAAGTCTCGTATACTCTAGCCTTGCACAGCTGCTTTAGGGTACTATGGAACGCTGAATTGTCCACTTTCTTCTCCAAGAACTGTATATATAGTTGTGAGGAAAAGTAGGGCTTTAGGCATAAAATCAGTAAAACTAACTTCATTGCACTACAATGTTTGTTGTTTATCATGACCTTTGTACTTAGTATCATTACTCAACCTTGCATAATGTGCTGTCAGATTACTAATATGGTATTTGTAATTAAACTGCAAGTAGTTTGCACGGGAAGTCTTCCAGTGATGCATGCTTCATAGATCTCTGCCAAATGAGGGGTTAGGGAATGAAAAAAGTAATCTCTATTTGATTAGAATTAAATTCACATTAATCTGAAATAGACTGTGATACTCCCTAGAgtaattattaagaaaataactcaaaaaatgggaaaaatgaaggaattaaaatGGTACACTGGAAAATATTCAGTTAATACAAAAGAGGTAGtaaaagaaggaacagaaaaacaaaaaggacacCAGACATGTGGAAAACAAATAGACATAAATTACAGGTATTTGCCAGAGAAGGCCCTTGGGCTTTTCAAGGAGGCCTAGTAGGGACTGGCTGAGATACCATTCCAGgttcctgtctttcttttctcagtTAATGATTTGAAGCAGATATGAGCCATCTATAATGTCTAGGGGATAGTGATTTGCCCCTTTAGCTCCAGGTAAATCATCTAGAGCCCCCACTCCACACCTTTGGGCATTCTAACACTTCCCTGAAATGGCAATGAGGTCCCAAGGGTTAATTCTTCTTTTAGCCATCTCTCCTTCCAATTTTAGCTTCAATTTAATTCTCACTCTCCACTCTGCATCTTATAGCTATTTCCTCATCTCTTAGGTATACAACCCCTTCTTCATTCTCATCTCCCAACCCTAAATATGAGGCAGTTCTTTCAAAtatagtctttttaaaatatatatacatttttattgacaaatatacaaacattcttaaaatacgAACactccatatatggtgtacaattaatggctcacaatatcatcacagagttgtgtattcatcaccatgatcatttttttgaacatttgcatccctccagaaaaaaaaagaaaaaagaaaaaactcatacatactataccccttacccctctctctcattgaccactagtatttccatctacctaatttattttaacctttgtccccccattatttattttttgtcaattttttttactcatgtgtccataccatagataaaaggcacatcagacacaaggctttcataatctacacagtcacattgtaaaagctataccattatacaataattttcaagaaacaaggctactggaactcagctctacagtttcaggtacttccctctagcccctctagccactccaatacactataaactaaaaagaggatatctatataacatgtaagaataacctccaggataacctctcgacactGAAATCTCTCTGCTACTAAAACTTTACttcttctcacttctctcttcccccttttgatcaagaaggttttctcaatcccttgatgccagtcCCAGCTTATCAtgaaatttctgtcccacattaccagggagatttactccggggaatcatgtcccacgtagcaggggagggcagtgagttcacttgtcatgttagcttagagagagaggccacatctgagcaacaaaagaggttctctgggggtgactcttaggcctaattttaagtaggcttagcctaccctttgtgggaataagtttcataggggtgaaccctaagatcaagggcttggcctattgacatggttgtccccactgcttgggagaatatcagaaattctccaaatggggaagttgaatatttcccccattctctctattcctccaaggggactttgaagatattttttttattcactgtccaaatcactctgggatttattggggcatcatattAACCTGGGCCAAccaaaaaatctcatgccctattcaagattccatgtacttatggtgttcatctaaactgaccatacaagttaaattaggaaatgcactacccataatgtaaattttgcactaaataaacatctctctctttagtctcATAACGTCAAATATACTCTTAATGAAGATTGAAGggataagaaaagaaagcaacaacttttgagcagataattttaaaaagaatagcaaaatttccttattctaaaaaTTCCATAGAAGTCCATTCCATTAAGTTTTGGCTCTCTCCTTTACCATATTCATtggcccttttctctttttttctctctgccctATCCCCTCTTCTCTCCACCTCTGAATTCCTATTCATACCTCCTTCTGCACTGAgtacatttataatatttattgcttttatccTCCTGCTTATTGCTCatagttttctgctttttcattctagtaattttttattggatgctCTTAGTGTGAATGTTACATTGTTGAATGCCTggacttattttcttcctttaaaggatGTTGCTGAACTTTGTTTTAACAGGCCGTTACTTGCAGATTAGTTAAATTCTTTCAAGACTTACTTTTAAGCCCTGTGGAGTAGATTTACAGTACCTTTACTGTAGGGCTGTGGTTCTCAAAGTGAGGTTTGAGAACTCCTGGAACTTCCCGAGACACTTTTAGGGGGTCCCCCCCTTTTTCAACTAAATATCTGTATAAGGCCAGATTTTCTTCTTATACTTAAGCCTGACAATATCACAACAGTTTGAATGTGTAAAGAAGCACACATGTAAATATAAGCCAGCTGTTATTGAACCAGGCATTATaaacagattttcaaaaataaaagtaaaacaatgctTAGTTTCtggctgctatggcaaataccacacaatgagctggtttaacaacaggaatttaatagCTCATGTTTTCAGAAGCCAGAAGGCTTACTTCCTCCTGGGGCCGGCGGGCAGCCCTTATGTTCCtgggctttcccatcacatggctgtgtcctctcctttctcttctgggttctgctgacttccagcttcaggctcctccctgtgactttctttcactgtttttaaatttcttctgcttatgaaggactccagtaaactggaGTAAGACCCAGCATCATTCATTTAGGCCACATCTTAATCAGAAATATATTTCAAGAGAggctatttacaatgggttcacacccataggaagggaattaagattaagaacgtgtttttctgagGCGCATAACTCAACCTATTACAAATGTCATTCCTCTCACTaaacttttggtttattttgggtagtgtcAGTTTAATGTGTTATTTATGCTAAGGTATAgtatgtttgttgttattttaaatgaattaatattttaaaatttcttaattttaatttctaatatggtaaatattgacagataaaacccatattaaaaaaaaaaagctctttggggtcctcagtaatttttagaaatgcaaagGGTTACTAggccaaaaagtttgagaaccactggtctatgGCTAGCTTAGCCTTAATATGAAGGTGTGACTCTTCTGTGGGATTTACTGATTGTCCCAAGTGTTCAAAGAGATTGCTCTACCTTACTAAATGGAAATGTCTCTTAGCCCTGTGTGAGTTAGGGATCCGTTCAGCTTATACCTCCCTGGCTGTTGTTCTTTGTCCATCTGCATGGAGAGTCACCCTATGTATGCACAGAATAGTATTCAGCCAAACCTTAAAGGAGATCCCTAAGCAGATTTCTACAATTTTCTTCTGTGCAACTTCCTCCTTACTGGTACAAAGAATTCTCATATACCTTTCACACACATTCCCTGAATGTTAACATTTGTACCACATTTTATCATTTTCCCTCtatagatacatatttttctgaaccat of the Tamandua tetradactyla isolate mTamTet1 chromosome 2, mTamTet1.pri, whole genome shotgun sequence genome contains:
- the ZMYND12 gene encoding zinc finger MYND domain-containing protein 12 isoform X2; the protein is MPFYNSEEERQHGLQQLQQRQKHLIEFCYTVAQKYLFEGKYEEAVPAALHSLRFRVSVHGLNSVELVPAYLLLAEASLGLGRIIQAEEYLSQAQWTVLKSTRCSNATHSLLHRNLGLLYMAKETYEEARYHLANDIYFASCAFGTEDIRTSGGYFQMANIFHRLNKWDLADTLFMKVTEIWHQYLNEHHQVLSQARIQQIDLLGKQFENDTGLDEAQEAEAIRILTSILEIRESTSNKAPEKTVFVLKTLAMLYYLMMNSSKAQECAMRAFSLAKEQLSVDEETAIQELLNLISAEEFYPITPISSTSRVY
- the ZMYND12 gene encoding zinc finger MYND domain-containing protein 12 isoform X3, encoding MSAPDSAAYHHALLQFRGRTAAWLAAAAATAGLGRIIQAEEYLSQAQWTVLKSTRCSNATHSLLHRNLGLLYMAKETYEEARYHLANDIYFASCAFGTEDIRTSGGYFQMANIFHRLNKWDLADTLFMKVTEIWHQYLNEHHQVLSQARIQQIDLLGKQFENDTGLDEAQEAEAIRILTSILEIRESTSNKAPEKTVFVLKTLAMLYYLMMNSSKAQECAMRAFSLAKEQLSVDEETAIQELLNLISAEEFYPITPISSTSRVY